ATTCAAAGGCTTCGGATATAGTTTTAGCAAGATGTTTTAGATTGTTAGGGTTGGCATCGAGGGCTTTGGATGAAAGAGCAGATAGTGCTGATATATTGGCAGAAAGTATTTCGGGATATAAATATAGCTTAGTTGCTGATGCAAAATGTTTTAGATTGAGTAGAACAGCAAAGAATCAGAAAGATTTTAAAGTGAGTAACTTGAGTGATTGGCGTGGTTCTGAGAATGAATATGCTGTTTTAGTAGCACCATATTTTCAATACCCACAATCTACTAGTCAAATATATTCAAAAGCTCTCGAAAATAATGTATGTTTGTTGTCTTGGGAACATATATCTATTTTACTTGAAAAAAATGTAAAAGAGACAGAATCATTATCTTTGGAATCATTATGGAATGCCTCCCAAATGATAGCAAGAGATAAATCATTAAGTTTTGCTAATGCTAAATGTTGTTTTTTACCTAAAATGGATGTTTATGTTGCAAAGAAAATAGGTTTGCCAGAAGCGCAATATAGAAGTATGTTAAATGATTATAAAAGATTAATTACATATAGGGGGAAAACAGAAATATCATATTGGAATGGTTGCATAGAGGAAATAAAGAAATTTACCAAAGAAAAAGCAATAGAAGAATTAATTAAAGCAAAGAAATTACAGGAAAAAATAAATGCTATTTCACAGTATATAGATAAATTGAACAGGTAGGTGAATATTGATGGGCAGAGTTGAATTGGGAGATTCAATACAATTAATAAAGAGTGTGGATACAGAATCTGTGCATTTGATATTGTCTGATATTCCATATGGAATTAATTACGATAAATGGGATGTTTTACATAATAATACAAATAGTGCACTGTTAGGGAAAAGCCCAGCTCAAGAAAAAAGTGGGACAATTTTTAAAACTAGAGGCAAACCATTAAATGGATGGGCTCAATCAGATAAGAATATTCCGATTGAATATTATCAATGGTGCTCATCATGGGCGGAAGATTGGTTGAGAGTATTGAAACCAGGTGCAAGTTGCTTCATATTTGCAGGACGGAGAATGGCTCATAGATGTATTTGCGCAATGGAAGATGCAGGTTTTATTTTTAAAGATATGATTGCGTGGGAGAAAGACTCGGCGGCATACAGAGCACAGAGAATTAGTTGTGTTTTTGATAGAAGAAATGATGAACAGAATAGTTTGGCATGGGAAGGGTGGAAAATAGGAAATCTTCGTCCATTATTCGAACCAATACTGTGGTTCATGAAGCCCTATCCGCAGGGAACTACTTTGACAGATAACATAACTAAATATGAAGTTGGCGCATTTAATGAAAATAAGTTAAAAGAATTAACTACTCTGAATGAAGGTATTGAAGTATGCTCTAATATCTTAAAAGTAAAAACTCAAAAAACTGATAGAGGATTACATCCGACACAAAAAGCAGTGGAATTAATGGAAATACTTATTTCATTAGTTACTAAAGAAGGACAGACAGTGTTAGATCCGTTTTGCGGATGTGGTACAACATTAGTCGCAGCAAAAAGATTAAAAAGGGAGTATATCGGTTTTGAGATAAATGAGGAATATTACAACAATATCTTATTAAGGATGGATGATAATGAATAAAATACAGGTTGGTTTTTCCACACCATTAAATGATGGAGATACAGAAAATACTACTTTAGGATGCAGGTATACAAATCCTGATATTTGCTGAAGTAATGGTATAGTTGGAATATGTGCTTTTGAATCTGAAGATGGTATATGTAAAAAACATTGCGTGCATGGAGAAGAAAGTATAATCAATTAGCTAACGATGAGAAGAGAACAGAATTGTAATATAATAAAATTATTTTTGTGGCAAAAGGGATGAAAAAATGCAATTATCTGATTTTATACGAAAATTCCGTAATCACCCATTGTTATTTGTAGGTACAGGAATGAGTCTAAGATATTTGGGAAATTCATATTCTTGGGACGATTTGCTGAAAAAAATTTGCTTTG
The Roseburia rectibacter DNA segment above includes these coding regions:
- a CDS encoding HindIII family type II restriction endonuclease, yielding MFEKLINQIKELSTIDFKEATEKIRKYIDEISEEDFKEIVKQIGTIPENIEHDSTEEKLYSKASDIVLARCFRLLGLASRALDERADSADILAESISGYKYSLVADAKCFRLSRTAKNQKDFKVSNLSDWRGSENEYAVLVAPYFQYPQSTSQIYSKALENNVCLLSWEHISILLEKNVKETESLSLESLWNASQMIARDKSLSFANAKCCFLPKMDVYVAKKIGLPEAQYRSMLNDYKRLITYRGKTEISYWNGCIEEIKKFTKEKAIEELIKAKKLQEKINAISQYIDKLNR
- a CDS encoding DNA-methyltransferase, with the protein product MGRVELGDSIQLIKSVDTESVHLILSDIPYGINYDKWDVLHNNTNSALLGKSPAQEKSGTIFKTRGKPLNGWAQSDKNIPIEYYQWCSSWAEDWLRVLKPGASCFIFAGRRMAHRCICAMEDAGFIFKDMIAWEKDSAAYRAQRISCVFDRRNDEQNSLAWEGWKIGNLRPLFEPILWFMKPYPQGTTLTDNITKYEVGAFNENKLKELTTLNEGIEVCSNILKVKTQKTDRGLHPTQKAVELMEILISLVTKEGQTVLDPFCGCGTTLVAAKRLKREYIGFEINEEYYNNILLRMDDNE